The following DNA comes from Flavisolibacter ginsenosidimutans.
GCTTATTTGGCCGGGTTGGCCGTGGGCTTTTGGAACGGCATTGAAGAAATTCAAAAGCAGTGGAAAGAGGAGAGAAACTTTGAACCGGCCTCCAACCACGTTGACGAACTAATAAAGGGCTGGCAAAAGGCCGTGAAGGCTTGTGAAGCCTGGGCGAGTTCGTAAGAAAAGACATTGAGATATTGGGTTATTGTGATATTGTTTTCTCGCAACGTTCTTGTTGCTAATTACCGAACTATCCCAATATCTTAATCACTCAACATCCTCTTAACATTAAGGTCACAATCAGTTTACATAAACCTAACGGCTCAAGGGCCAAACCAAAAACTTTATGAGTGAATTTGCCGCCGAATTAATTGGAACTATGCTGCTTATCATCCTGGGTAACGGAGTTGTAGCCAACGTTGTTTTAAAAGGCACGAAAGGCCATAACGGCGGTTGGATGGTGATTACCACCGGCTGGGCGTTGGCGGTGTATGTAGGGGTTGTTACGGCTGGTCCGTACAGCGGTGCACACCTTAATCCTGCGGTCACCATTGCCTTGGCCATTGCCGGAAAATTTGTCTGGAGCAAAGTTGCCGTTTTCATTGCGGCGCAATTGCTTGGCTCCATCATCGGCGCTGCCGTTGTATGGCTTGTGTACAAAGACCATTTTGATTCCACAGAAGATGCAAACACGCAAATGGCGGCCTTTTGCACCGCGCCGGCCATTCGTAACCGCTGGTTTAACCTGCTGAGCGAAATCGTAGGAACCTTTGTGCTGGTCTTCGTGATTTTTTATTTCACCAACGCCGAAATCACAACGCAAAAAACGCCCATTGGCCTTGGCTCACTGGGCGCCATTCCGGTAGCTTTCCTGGTCTGGGGTATCGGGCTTTCGCTTGGCGGCACGACGGGTTATGCCATCAACCCTGCAAGGGATTTAGGGCCGCGTTTGGCCTACCGGTTATTGCCCTTGAAAAACAAAACAACACCCAACTGGGAATACGCCTGGATACCCATCGTCGGCCCGTTCATCGGCGCAGCCATCGCTGCTCTTTTGTTTCTTTTTTTAAAAGCCTGAAACAACAAACAGTATAAACCATTTCTACATCCCTAACAATTATCGTTATGTTCAAAACAACGGTTAGTCTTTCACACAAATGGAAAGACGTTTGGCTGAGCGCTATTTTGCTGCTGATGAGTGTCAGCCTTTTTGCACAACAGAAAATTACCGGTACCGTGCGTAACGCATCCAATGCGCCGATAGAGAATGCAACCGTGACGGTAAAGGCAAAAAAAGCCACGACCATCAACGCGCAGGGCACATTTTCTACTACTGCGGCTGAAGGCCTTACCCTGACCGCAAGCGTGGTTGGTTTTCAAACGCCTTAATAGGAATGGGTGTTGATGACATC
Coding sequences within:
- a CDS encoding carboxypeptidase-like regulatory domain-containing protein, encoding MFKTTVSLSHKWKDVWLSAILLLMSVSLFAQQKITGTVRNASNAPIENATVTVKAKKATTINAQGTFSTTAAEGLTLTASVVGFQTP